A segment of the Streptomyces pactum genome:
CCGGTCCGCACAACAACTCGGGCAGCATAGCCACACCACTGGCGGCAGCCGGGAAATCGCCCGGCGCGTGGGTCGCCCGGGCGTCGCCTTCAGGCCCTGTGCGCCCCGTCCGGAGTGTGAGACGCGTCACGTTATGGCGAGGGGGCCGGCCTCCGTGCCGTACCGCTGCCCGTGGGCCGGACTCAGGTGGCGTCCGCGTCGAAGGGCGGGCGGTCGTCGAGGGCGGGGGTCTCGGGCTTCTTGGTCATGTCGATGCGACCGCCGGTGGAGCCGGCCGACGAGGAACCGGACGACCCCGAACCGGACGACGAGTCCGACTCACGGCCGTGCACCGCGTCGGTGACCTCGGCCATCTCCTTCTTCAGGTCGAAGCCGTTGCGGATCTCCTTGAGCCCCAGCTCGTCGTTGTCCAACTGCTTGCGGATGAAGGTCTTGGGGTTGAGGTCCTCGAACTCGAAGTCCTTGAACTCGGGGCCCAGCTCCTGCCGGATGTCCTGCTTGGCGCTGTCCGAGAACTCCCGGATCTTCCGGATGGTGCGCGTCACGTCCTGGATGACCTTGGGGAGCTTGTCCGGACCGAAGACGAGCACGGCGAGGACGACGAGCGTCACCAGCTCTAGTGCGCCTATGTCATTGAACACCTGAAGCTCCTTGGGATGTCCGGGCCGCCACCACGGTACCCGGCGACCCCGTCCGACCGGTACCGTCCCGTGAGCCCCGAGTGCGTGTACGCGGGCGCTTTCCGAATTGTTTGCCTTCCCGGCGCCTCGTGTGGACCCGCGCGGCCGCTCAGCCCCCGTCGGAGGAGCCGAGCACCAGTGAGACCTTCGTCTCCTTGCCGTCGCGCTCGAGCGTCAGCTCCAGGCGGTCGCCGGGGCGGTGGGCGCGGGTCTTGACGATGAGTTCCTCACCGGAGTGCACGCGCTGACCGTCCACGGCGGTGATCACGTCACCCGGCCGGATGCCGGCCTCGGCCCCGGGCCCGCCCGTGGTGACCGCGGGTCCGCCGTCGCTGCCCTTGGCGCCGACGCGGGCGCCGTCGCCGGAGTAGTTCATGTCGAGGGTGATGCCGATGACGGGGTGGGTGGCCTTACCGGTGTTGATCAGTTCCTCGGCGACGCGCTTGCCCTGGTTGATGGGGATGGCGAAGCCGAGCCCTATGGAACCGGACTGGCCTCCGTCCGACTCGGCGCCGCCGCTGTCGGCGGACCGGATGGCGGAGTTGATGCCGATGGCCCGGCCCCGGGCGTCCAGGAGGGGGCCGCCGGAGTTGCCCGGGTTGATGGGCGCGTCGGTCTGCAGGGCGTCGACGTACGAGACGTCGCTGCCGTCGCCCTCCTCGCCGCCCGCCGTGATGGGCCGCTCCTTGGCGCTGATGATGCCGGAGGTGACGGTGCCGGCCAGGTCGAAGGGGGCGCCGATGGCGACGACGGGGTCGCCGACCCGCACGTTGTCGGAGTTGCCGAGGGGCAGGGGGGTGAGGCCGCTGACGCCCTTCACCTTCACGACGGCGAGGTCGTAACCGCTGTCGCGGCCGACGACCGTGGCCTCGGCGGTGTCGCCGCTGTTGAAGGTGACGGTTATGTCGCCGCCGGAACCGGCGGGCTCCACCACGTGGTCGTTGGTCAGGATGTGGCCGCGGTCGTCGAGTACGAACCCGGTGCCGGTGCCTGCCGAGTCGCTGCCGCTCACGTGCAGGGTCACCACGCTGGGCAGGGCCCGGGCGGCGATCCCGGCGACACTGTCCGGCGCCCGCTCCGCCGCCTCCTTGCCGGCCTGCGGCAGCTCCACCGTCCCCACGCCGCCGTTCCGCTCCAGGTACGTGCCCAGGGCGCCGCCGATGCCGCCGGAGACCAGGGCGATCAGCAGCGCGCCGCCGGCGATCGCTTTCCCGGCCCGCTTACGGCGCTGCTCCCGCGTCGGCGCGGCCGCACCGTTGTGCTGGAGGGGGGCGGCGGCCGAGACGGCCCAGGGGTCGTAACGCCCCCAAGGGTCGGTGCCGCCACCCTGGCCGTCACCGCCCGGACCGGGGGGCACCGGTGCCTGCGGCGACCCCGCCGGCGCGGGCGCCACCGCGGCTGCCGTCGCGCCGTGCACCGGTGCCGTGGGCGGGGCGGGAGGCGGGGCCTCGGCCAACGCCGGGTCGGGCACCGCACCCGGAGGCGGAGCCTGCGACGGCACCGCGGCCACGGCAGACCCCGCGGGGTGCCGGGCCGGCAAAACCGGAGGGGGAGCATCCGCCAACGCCGGGTCGGGCACCGCACCCGCAGGCGGAGCCTGCGACGGCACCGCGGCCACGCCGGACGCGGGAAGTCCGGCCGCCACCGTGCCGTGCGCGGGCGTCGCCGCCGGATGCTGCACCGGCGGAGCGGGGGCCCAGGGGCCCGGCTCGCCGTACGGCGGAGTGCTGTACGGGTCGGGGTCGTGCAGCGGCTTGGGCCGCTCGGCGCCGGACGCGACGGTCAGGACACCGCCGACATCGGCGCCACGAGGATCCGCGCCCGCACCGGCCTCCGGGACGACATCCGCGCCCGCGCCCACGTCCCGAACGGCATCCGCGCCCACGCCCGCATGCGGACCGGCATCGGCGCCACGAGGATCCGCGCCCGCGCCCCCGTGGGGGCCGGTGTCCGGGTGTCCGTCCGTCTCGGACGCCGGCCGGTCCAGTTCGTAGTCCCCCTCGTCGGCCACGCGCGACGGCGCCGGGCGGGCCAGTTCGAAGTCGGTCCGGTCGCCGCCCCCGTCGGCCACGTCTTCACCGGTGCCGGTGGTGTGGGCCGTGCGAGGGCGTTCCAGTTCGAAGTCGCCGTCGGTCGGGCCTTCGGACGAGCGGGGACGACTCCACCACTTCGCCTTCGTGGGCTTCCCCTCGTTCATGTTCTCCCCGCAGCTAGCCGCAGATCGTCGGCTCCAAGGGCTCTGATGCCACCCCGGATTCAATCAGGTTCGCGGGCCGGCGCGCAGAGCCCGGTCAGGGAGCCGGACGGTGGGACGCGGTGGGAGCCGCCATCGGGTAGGGAGACGGGGCCGGGTCGGGGACCGGTGCGGCGAACAGGCCGGGCGGCCTGACCTCGGGCGCCGTCGACCATGAGGTCAGGGCGAGCGGCGGGACCGCTTCGAGCGGACGTATCAGCGGGGACATGGCGGCCGCACCGGCCGTCACCGGAGTCGTCAGCGCACGCAGGGCCTGCTGCCGCGGATCGGCGCCCGCGGGGGCGGGCAGCCCGGGCAGCAGCGGCGCGGACAACGCGGTGGGGGCGACGGGGGTGTCACCGAGCGCCCGCTGCCCCTGGACCTGCCCGAGCAGCGAACCGCCCCCGCGCCGGCGCTGGCTCTCGGAGCCGGTGACCGCTCCCGCGCCCTGCGAGCGCGTCGGCGTCACATTGCTGCCGCTCCCGGAGCCGCGGGCCTCCGTGCTGGTGTCCGGGGTGCCGACGGTGACACCGCCCAGCGCGATCGCGGCCAACGACACCGCGCCGGCGGCGGCACAGGCGAACCGCAGGCCGCGCGAGGACGACCGCTCGGACTCGTGCCGGCTCACGTCATGAACCCGGAAGCCCCGCCCCGGCGAGGACGGGCCCCGCGAGGAGGGCGACAGTACGGCGGAGTGCGGCCGGGCGGGGACGTAGTCGAACTCGAACCGCTCGTCGCGCTTCGTCCCGAAGACCCCGTCGAGGCCACCGGCGAACCTTTGCCCGCCCAGCGGCGAGCCACCGGCACCGCCGGTGTCACCGCCCCCGGGGAGCCCCTGGAGGCGGGCCAGGAAGCTCTCGGACGGGGCGGGCGGGGCCGCTTCCGCGAAGACGTTCTTCAGCCGGCGCTGTGCGTCCACCTCCGCCTTGCACTTCGGGCAGGTGGCCACGTGCGCCAGTACACGCTCACGCGTGTCATGACCGAGCTCTCCGTCCACCAGGGCGGAGAGTCGGTCTCCCAGATGCTGCTCTGCGAGGTGCCCCTCGGATTTCGGCCGTGATCCACTCACGCGCTCGTGCCCCCTCCTCCCAGTGCGGGAACACGGGGCGCGAACGAGCGACGCTCGGCACGCGCCTTGGGAGACCGGTGCGCGAGTGCCTTGCGCAACTGGGAACGGCCGCGGTGGATCCGGGAACGGACCGTGCCGAGCTTGACGCCGAGTGTCGCGGCGATCTCCTCGTACGACAGCCCTTCGATGTCGCACAGGACCACGGCTGCGCGGAACTCGGGCGCGAGGGTGTCCAGGGCCTGCTGGACGTCCGCGTCGAAGTGGGCGTCGTGGAAGACCTGCTGCGGGCTGGGCTCCTTGCTGGGCAGCCGCTCGGCCGCGTCGTCGCCGAGCGCGTCGAAGCGGATGCGCTGCTTGCGGCGGACCATGTCCAGGAAGAGGTTGGTGGTGATGCGGTGCAGCCAGCCCTCGAAGGTGCCCGGCGTGTAGGTCGACAGCGACCGGAAGACGCGGACGAAGACCTCTTGAGTGAGGTCCTCGGCGTCGTGCTGGTTGCCGGTGAGGCGGTAGGCGAGGCGATAGACCCGGCCGCTGTGGGTGCTGACGATCTCCTCCCAGGTGGGCGGAGTCCACGCCTGCCCGTCCGCGTCGCTGGAAAAGGTCGCGGTCTGAACGTGTCCCGTGGCGGGACCATTGGCGTGGCTGTTGTCAGCAGCGGTGTCGTTCACGGATTTCGGCCTGCCCGCCGATCCGAGGAAGCGCCGCAGCACTCCTCCCCGATCCGCTGGTGCGGCCGCACCTCCCCTGTCGGCTCTGGTGGTGTCCAGTGGAGCCCCTACCATAGCCACCTCGCCCGTTAGCTCCGGATAAGCGGTTTTACGAGAATTTGATCTGGGCTGCCACGGCTCGTACGGCTGCGTCAGCACTTGCTCGACGCCCTGGTCCATCCGCCGCCCCCCGTCGCAGTCCCGCCGCTCGGTCGTCTCTTTACTCGCCCCTTTAAACGACCGGTCCCATCTGCGGGTTCCCGACGCCAACGGATACAGTCACGCCGAGGCAACGACGGGGACAGGAGAGGGTCATTACCGGCAACCGGCAGACGAGCTGGGCGTTCGCCGACGCCTTTGTCGCCGAGGACGACGCGCTGCTCTGGGCACGCGACCGGGCCCGGGAGGCCGGCCTGCGCTCGGTGACCCCGGGCACGGGCTCCGCGCTGGGGTTGCTCGCCGCCGCCGTGGACGCCAAGGCCGTCGCGGAGATCGGCACCGGCTGCGGCGTCTCCGGGATCCATCTGCTGCACGGCATGCGGCCGGACGGGGTACTGACCACGGTCGACCCGGAGCCGGAACACCAGCAGTTCGCCCGCCAGGCCTTCCGGGCCGCGGGCTTCGCCAGCAACCGGGCCCGCTTCATCCCGGGCCGCGCCCTGGACGTGCTGCCCCGGCTCGCGGACGCCGGTTACGACCTGGTCTTCTGCGACGGCGACCGCCTGGAGTACCTGGACTATCTCGCTGAATCGTTGCGCCTGCTGCGCCCCGGAGGGCTCGTCGCCTTCGAGGGCGTCTTCGGCGCCGGCCGGACGATCGACTCCGGGCCGCAGCCCACCGAGGTGCTGCGGCTGCGGGAAGTCCTGCGCGCGGTGCGGGAGAGCCAGGAACTGGTGCCGTCACTGCTGCCGGTGGGCGACGGACTGCTGTGCGCCGTCAAGCGCTGAATGCCGGCCGCGGCAGACCGGAAAAACCGGGATCTCACGTGAAAACAGAAAAACAATCGCCCCGGCACCCTGTGCGGTACCGGGGCGATTGAACGGGTATGGTCGCTCGCGCGTCAGCCGACGACCTTCTTGAGGGCGTCGCCGAGCGCGTCGGCCTCGTCGGGGGTCAGCTCGACGACGAGTCGACCGCCGCCTTCGAGCGGAACGCGCATGACGATGCCCCGCCCCTCCTTGGTCACCTCGAGCGGGCCATCGCCCGTCCGCGGCTTCATGGCCGCCATGCTCGTTCCCCTTCCTGATACCAGCTCACCGTCACCGCCGACGGCCCGTGAGGGCACGCGCAGTCCGGCATGGACGCGCGACACCGGCATCGAACACATTGCTTCCAAGCCATTATCCCGCATCCCAGGACCCGATGACCAACATCGGTCGGCATCGCTTGGGCAACGCACGCGAGCAAAACCACTCAATTCGGCGATGTGACTGCGATACTGCGCGCCCTCGCCCACTTCCGCCGAATGGATACGGACCGGAATTCTTTGACGCAGGTCACATCTCCCGAGCGATCCGTCGCCGGTGGTCTCCGTCATGCTGTGTCCCGGACAGACACCTACGACCACGACCGTACGACTACGACGCGGAGGGGAACCCCATGGCCGACACCGTGCTCTACGAGGTGAGCGACGGGCTCGCGACGATCACGCTCAACCGCCCCGAGGCGATGAACGCGCTGAACATCGAGACCAAGGTCGCGCTCCGGGACGCGGTGCGCTCCGCGGCGGCGGACGACGCCGTACGCGCGGTACTGCTGACCGCGGCCGGGGATCGGGCGTTCTGCGTGGGCCAGGACCTCAAGGAGCACATCGGGCTGCTGGCCGCCGACCGGGAAACGGGCTCGGGCCAGACCATGAGCACGGTGCGCGAGCACTACAACCCGATCGTGCGGGCGCTCTCCGAGGCCCGGAAGCCGGTGGTCGCCGCCGTGAACGGCGTGGCGGCCGGGGCCGGCTTCGGCTTCGCGCTCGCGGCGGACTACCGGGTCGTCGCGGAGACGGCGACCTTCAACACGTCCTTCGCGGGCGTGGCGCTCACCGCCGACTCGGGCGTCTCCTGGACGCTGCCGCGCGTCGTCGGCCCCGGGCGCGCCGCCGACCTGCTGCTCTTCCCGCGCAGCATCGGCGCCCGCGAGGCGTACGAGCTGGGCATCGCCAACCGGGTCGTCCCCGCGGCCGACCTGCGGGCCGAGGCCGAGCAGACGGCGCGGGCGCTGGCGGAGGGCCCGACGGTGGCGTACGCGGCGCTGAAGGAGGCGATGGCGTACGGGCTGACGCACTCGCTCTCCGAGACCCTGGACAAGGAGGACGAGTTGCAGTCCCGGGCGGGCTCCTCCCAGGACCACGCGATCGCGGTGCGGGCGTTCGTCGACAAGGAGAAGCCGCGCTATCTCGGCAAGTGAGCCCCCCCTGCTCGCCGGCCGCGCTGACCGGTGCCGGTGCCGGGGCCCCCGCCCCGGCCCGGACGGTCTCGTCCTCAGGCTCCCCCGGAGGGGGCACCCCCGGACGGGCTGTCGCGTGCCACGCACGCCGCCAGGTGGTCGTTGACCAGTCCGCACGCCTGCATCAGCGCGTACGCGGTCGTCGGACCGACGAAACGCAGGCCCCGCTTCTTCAGTGCCTTGGAAAGCGCCGTGGACTCCGGTGTGACGGCCGGGACGTCGGCGAGGTTCCCGGGCACCGGCCGGCCGGCCGGGTCGGGGGCGTGGGACCAGATCAGTTCGTCCAGGTCGCCTGGGGCCCACTCGGCCAGCGCCCGCGCGTTGGCGATGGTCGCGTCGATCTTGGCGCGGTTGCGGATGATGCCCGTGTCGGCGAGCAGGCGCTCGCGGTCCTCGTCGGTGAAGTCCGCCACCTTGGCGATCTCGAAGCCGGCGAAGGCGGTACGGAAGCCGGGGCGACGGCGCAGGATGGTGATCCAGGACAGGCCGGACTGGAAGGCCTCCAGGCTGAGGCGCTCGTACAGGGCGTCGTCGCCGTGGACCGCGCGACCCCATTCCTCGTCGTGGTAGGTCACGTAGTCCGCGGTGGACAGGGCCCAGGGGCAGCGCGGCGCGCCGTCCGGTCCCGCGACGGCCTCCCCGGCGCTCACTGCTGCTCCTTCGGGGTCGGCTTCTCCATGGAGACGTGCTGGTGGGCGATGGCGGCCCGGGCGCCGGCCAGCGCGGACTCCAGGTCTGCGATGCGGGCGTCGCGCTCGGCCAGCTCGGCGCCGAGGCGGCCGAGGGCGTCGTCGACGTCCGCCATGCGGTAGCCGCGGGCGACGAGCGGGAAGCGGAGCCGTTCGACGTCCGCGCGGCCCACGGGGCGGTCCGGGGGCAGGGAGTCCCGCAGCCGCTCGGGGGCGGCGTCGGGCAACGGCCCGCTGTCGCCGCCGCTCACCACGGCGAGTGTCACCGCGGCGACCACGACGGCCAGCGCGACGACGAGGAACAGGAACATGACCATCGCTGAGGCCCCCATGGTCGGGTCGAGCGCGGCGATCGCGTGGGTTCGACGGGATCGCGTGGCTGGTTGGATCTGAGTCGGGCTGGGAGTCGGACCGGGAGCCCGAGTGAGTCGGAGTCGGTTGTGTCGGGTCCGATCGTGCCATGCGAGTCTGACAGTCGGGGCCGCAGGCGGTCGAAGCCGCACGTTGAGGACCGGAGAGAACGGGACCCGGTGGTCGGATCCGGTGGTCGGCCCAAGGGTCGAGAGCGGGACGTGAGAACGGTATGGATGAGGAGAGGTCACAGGGGATGCTCAGGCTGGGCAGGCGTGGATTCGCGGCGCACGAGCCGGTGATCATGGCGATCGTGAACCGGACCCCGGACTCCTTCTACGACCGGGGGGCGACCTTCCGCGACGAGCCGGCCCTCGCGCGCGTGGAGCAGGCGGTGGCCGAGGGTGCCGCGATCATCGACGTCGGCGGGGTGAAGGCCGGACCGGGGGACGAGGTGTCGGCCGAGGAGGAGGCGCGGCGGACGGTGGGGTTCGTCGCGGAGGTGCGGCGGCGGTACCCGGACGTCGTGATCAGCGTGGACACCTGGCGGCACGAGGTCGGCGAGGCCGTGTGCGAGGCGGGGGCCGACGTGCTCAACGACGCGTGGGGCGGCGTCGATCCGAAGCTCGCGGAGGTCGCCGCGCGGTACGGGGCGGGGCTGGTGTGCACACACGCCGGCGGCGCTCAGCCGAGGACCCGGCCGCACCGGGTGACGTACGACGACGTCATGGCCGACATCCTGAAGGTGACGCTGGGGCTGGCCGAGCGGGCGGTGGCGCTGGGCGTGCCGCGGGAGTCGGTGCTGATCGACCCCGGTCACGACTTCGGGAAGAACACGCGGCACAGCCTGGAGGCGACGCGGCGGCTCGGGGAGATGGTGGAGACGGGGTGGCCGGTGCTGGTGTCCCTGTCCAACAAGGACTTCGTCGGGGAGACGCTGGACCGGCCCGTGAAGGAGCGGGTGCTGGGGACGCTGGCGACGACGGCGGTGTCCGCGTGGCTGGGGGCGCGGGTGTACCGGGTGCACGAGGTGGCGGAGACACGGCAGGTGCTGGACATGGTCGCGACCATCGCGGGCCACCGGGAGCCCGCCGTCGCCAGGCGGGGCCTGGCTTAGGGGACGGACTCGGGGACAGGCCCGGAGAAGACTCAGGGGAGGCCCAGGGGACCCAAGGGACCCAAGGGGCCCGACTCCCGCCCCCTGGCCCCTGGGGGCCTGGGGGCTGGGGGCCTGGGGACCTGGGCCCATGGGCCCCGCTGGTGTCTACCGCCCCGCCTCCTTGGAGACCAGGGCCACCGCCTCGTCCACGTCGTCCGTGACGTGGAAGAGGAGGAGGTCCTTCTCCGCGGCCTTGCCCTGGGCGACCAGGGTGCCGCGGAGCCAGTCGACCAGCCCGCCCCAGTACTCGGAGCCGAAGAGGACGATGGGGAAACGGGTGACCTTCTGGGTCTGCACCAGGGTGAGGGCCTCGAAGAGTTCGTCGAGGGTGCCGAGTCCGCCGGGCAGCACCACGAAGCCCTGCGCGTACTTCACGAACATCATCTTGCGGACGAAGAAGTAGCGGAAGTTCAGGCCGATGTCGACGTACGGGTTGAGCCCCTGCTCGAAGGGCAGCTCGATGCCGAGACCGACCGAGGTGCCGTTCGCCTCGAGGGCGCCCTTGTTGGCCGCCTCCATGGCGCCGGGCCCACCGCCGGTGATGACCGCGAAACCCGCTTCCACCAGGCCGCGCCCGAGCCGCACGCCCGCCTCGTACTCCGGTGAGTCCGCCGCCGTACGGGCGGAGCCGAAGACGCTGATCGCGGGTGGGAGTTCGGCCAGCGTGCCGAAGCCCTCGATGAACTCCGACTGGATGCGCAGGACGCGCCAGGGGTCGGTGTGCACCCAGTCCGTCGGGGCACGCTCGTCCAGCAGACGCTGGTCCGTGGTGCTCTTCTGCACCTGACCCCGCCGCCGGAGGACAGGGCCCAGGCGCTGCTCCTCCGGTGGCCGCTTCTTGCCCTCGGGGTTGCCGGTAGCCATGCGCGCTCCCTCCAGTTCCAGGTTTCTCCACCTCAGCGTAGATCTACGCGGGTTACGTACGAGGGACCTCAGCATGTCCGTCACACAGCCGCGTAAACCCGGCGCGGATCACGCGGTCAGCCAGGACCGCAGGCGCTCCTCCCCCGCGAGGATCTTCGCCACCTCGACCCGCTCGTCGCGCTTGTGGGCCAAGTGGGGGTTGCCCGGGCCGTAGTTGACCGCCGGGACGCCGAGCGCCGAGAAGCGCGACACGTCCGTCCAGCCGTACTTGGGCTGCGGGGTGCCGCCCACCGCCTCGATGAAGGCCGCCGCGGCCGGGTGGGACAGCCCCGGCAGGGCCGCGCCGCTGTGGTCGTCGACCACGAACTCCGCCACCCCGCAGTCCGCGAAGACCTCGCGCACGTGGGCGAGGGCCTCCTCGGGGCTGCGGTCCGGGGCGTAGCGGAAGTTGACCGTGACCACGCACTCGTCGGGGATGACGTTGCCCGCCACCCCGCCCGTGACGCCGACCGCGTTCAGGCCCTCGCGGTACTCCAGCCCGTCGATCACCGGGTAGCGCGGCTCGTACGCCGCCAGGCGCGCGAGGATCGGCGCGGCGGCGTGGATGGCGTTGGAACCCATCCAGGAGCGCGCGGAGTGCGCCCGCTCCCCCGTCGTCTTCAGCAGCACCCGCAGCGTGCCCTGGCAGCCGCCCTCCACCTGGCCGTCCGACGGTTCGAGCAGCACCGCGAAGTCGCCCTCCAGCCACTCGGGGTGCGCCTCGGCGACGTGCTTCAGCCCGTTCAGCTCGGCGGCGACCTCCTCGTTGTCGTAGAAGACGAAGGTCAGGTCGCGGTTGGGGGCCGGGACGGTGGCGGCGATGCGCAGTTGCACCGCGACACCCGCCTTCATGTCGCAGGTGCCGCACCCCCACAGCACGCCGTCCTCGTCCAGCCGCGACGGAACGTTGTCCGCGATCGGAACGGTGTCGATGTGGCCGGCCAGGAGCACCCGCTCCGCCCGCCCCAGATCCGTACGCGCCACGACGTTGTTGCCGAACCGCTCGACCGACAGGTGCGGCAGGGCGCGCAGCGCGCTCTCGATCGCGTCCGCCAACGGCTCCTCGGTGCCGCTCTCGGAGGGGAAGTCGACGAGTCGCGCGGTAAGCTCCGCGGCGTCCAGCGTGAGGTCAAGCGGGGTATCGGCCATGGCTCCGACCCTAACTCCCCCGCCCTTTCGGGCACTGTGCGTACCCGGCGTACGCCACGCCCTACCCTCCAGTACCTTGTACGCGTGCTTCAGCCGTCCCCACCCCGCAAACGCCGTGGCCGCCTGCTCCGTTCCGGCGCGGCCTCCATGGTCCTGCTCGCGGTCGCCGGGTACCTCGCGGTGCAGTACGTCACCGGGGGCGTGGGCGCCCCCGGTTGCAAGGTCGTCTCGGCCGAGGACGACCGGACGACCTACGAGTTCACACCGGAGCAGGCGGTGAACGCAGCGACGATCACCGCCGTGGGCACCGCGCGCAACCTGCCGGAGCGGGCGGTGACGATCGCGCTGGCAACCGCCCTGCAGGAGTCGACACTGCGCAACATCGACTACGGCGACCGCGACTCTCTCGGCCTGTTCCAGCAGCGGCCGTCCCAGGGCTGGGGCACCCCGAAGGAGATCATGGACCCGGCCTACTCGGCGGCCAGGTTCTACGACCACCTGGTCGAGGTGCCCGGCTACACGCGCCTGCCGCTGACCGTCGCCGCCCAGCGCGTGCAGCGCAGCGGCTTCCCGCAGGCCTACGCCAAGCACGAAACGGACGCCAAGCTGCTCGCGGCCGCGCTGACCGGACGCTCCGCGGCGACGCTGACCTGCGAGGGACGCCCGGGCGCGGCCCGGGCCGAGGGGCCGGCCGCGGTCCGCGCGGCGCTCGTACGGGACTTCGGGCAGGACGTGCTCCAGCCGGCCGGGGCGACCGCGGACGGCGCCTCGGCGGCACCCACGGCCTCCCCCTCCCCGACCCCGGGCGGAACGGGCGCCTCCGCCGGCTCCGACGGCTCCGACGGCTCCGACGGCTCCGACGGGCGGACCGTGACGCTGCCCGTGACCGCCGGCTCGGGCACGGAGGAGCGCCTCGACCGGCGAGGCTGGCAGCTCGCCCACTGGGCGGTGGCCAACGCCTCCTCGCTGCGCATCGAACGCGTCTCCTACGCGGGCCGCGTGTGGACCGCGGGAAGCACCGACAGCAAGTGGTACCCGACGGGTACGGGCAGCACGGGCGGCGCCGAGCGGGCCGCGGGGTCCGTCCGCATCACCTCCGCGCGGTAGCGCTCGCCCGTACGAGCCGTCACCCCTGGGAGTTACCCGCACCGGCGTCGGGTCGACGCGGTGCGCGGGTTTGCGCGCCGTCGCCCCTCGTTCCGCCGGAGTCCAGGAGCATCAAGGGCTGTAAGGATTCGGCAGACTTCCCGAACCGGAGTCCTTTTGCCCGTTTTTCTGTGCACCTGATAATGCGACGCATTACCAACTCTTTACGTTGCGCCGCCGCAACCTTCCTGGCCTTCGAGCGGTAGTCACTGCGTCCGAGCCCGGTCGATCACTCGCCGGGCACGGTCGGATTCCTCATCATTGACTTCCGTCGAAGGAGCATCATGTCCCTCCCCCTGACCCGCCGGATCGCCCGTGCCGCGCTGCTCGTCGCTGCGGGAGCGGCTGCCGGGGTCGGTGCGGCCGGCTCCGCCAGCGCGGCTCCCGAACTGCCGGCCACCCCGAACCTCGGGGGACTGACCGCCCTGGACGGGGCGAACGTCGGCAACACCGTCGACTCCGCGGCCCAGAGCGTCACCAAGACCGCGGGTGACACCGGCGGCAAGGCCCTCAAGAAGTCCGTGCCGGCCGCGGGCAAGACCGGTGGCTCGGTCGTCAAGAAGGCCACCCCGGTGGCCCAGAAGGCCGCCGGTGACGCGGCGGACTCCGCCGGCGACGTCGTCGGTGACACGGCGCAGACGGCCACGAAGGACGGACTGCCGAAGGACGCGCTGGGCACGGGCGGGCTGCCGGTGCAGGATCTGCCGGTCGGCTGACGGCGGCCGCGCCCGGCTCGTACGGCGCCGGGGTCTGGGGTTCCCAGGCCCCGGCGTTCGCGTGTCCACGCCGGGGCGGTGGGCGCGCGTCGCGACCACGCACCCGGCGTGGGGCGGCCAGGGCGCCGGGCACCATGCGCCGGGCGCCATGCGCCGGGCGCCATGCGCCGGGCGCCATGCGTCCGGCGTCGGGCGTCCGGCCTCGGGCGTCCGGCGTCAGGCATCCGGCGTCGGGCGTCCGGCATCCGGCGTCGGGCGTCCGGCCTCGGGCGTCGGGCGTCAGGCATCCGGCGTCGGGCGTCCGGCATCCGGCGTCGGGCGTCCGGCCTCGGGCGTCCGGCCT
Coding sequences within it:
- a CDS encoding heavy metal transporter, translated to MLQPSPPRKRRGRLLRSGAASMVLLAVAGYLAVQYVTGGVGAPGCKVVSAEDDRTTYEFTPEQAVNAATITAVGTARNLPERAVTIALATALQESTLRNIDYGDRDSLGLFQQRPSQGWGTPKEIMDPAYSAARFYDHLVEVPGYTRLPLTVAAQRVQRSGFPQAYAKHETDAKLLAAALTGRSAATLTCEGRPGAARAEGPAAVRAALVRDFGQDVLQPAGATADGASAAPTASPSPTPGGTGASAGSDGSDGSDGSDGRTVTLPVTAGSGTEERLDRRGWQLAHWAVANASSLRIERVSYAGRVWTAGSTDSKWYPTGTGSTGGAERAAGSVRITSAR
- the dapE gene encoding succinyl-diaminopimelate desuccinylase, with translation MADTPLDLTLDAAELTARLVDFPSESGTEEPLADAIESALRALPHLSVERFGNNVVARTDLGRAERVLLAGHIDTVPIADNVPSRLDEDGVLWGCGTCDMKAGVAVQLRIAATVPAPNRDLTFVFYDNEEVAAELNGLKHVAEAHPEWLEGDFAVLLEPSDGQVEGGCQGTLRVLLKTTGERAHSARSWMGSNAIHAAAPILARLAAYEPRYPVIDGLEYREGLNAVGVTGGVAGNVIPDECVVTVNFRYAPDRSPEEALAHVREVFADCGVAEFVVDDHSGAALPGLSHPAAAAFIEAVGGTPQPKYGWTDVSRFSALGVPAVNYGPGNPHLAHKRDERVEVAKILAGEERLRSWLTA
- a CDS encoding TIGR00730 family Rossman fold protein, with the translated sequence MATGNPEGKKRPPEEQRLGPVLRRRGQVQKSTTDQRLLDERAPTDWVHTDPWRVLRIQSEFIEGFGTLAELPPAISVFGSARTAADSPEYEAGVRLGRGLVEAGFAVITGGGPGAMEAANKGALEANGTSVGLGIELPFEQGLNPYVDIGLNFRYFFVRKMMFVKYAQGFVVLPGGLGTLDELFEALTLVQTQKVTRFPIVLFGSEYWGGLVDWLRGTLVAQGKAAEKDLLLFHVTDDVDEAVALVSKEAGR
- the folP gene encoding dihydropteroate synthase: MLRLGRRGFAAHEPVIMAIVNRTPDSFYDRGATFRDEPALARVEQAVAEGAAIIDVGGVKAGPGDEVSAEEEARRTVGFVAEVRRRYPDVVISVDTWRHEVGEAVCEAGADVLNDAWGGVDPKLAEVAARYGAGLVCTHAGGAQPRTRPHRVTYDDVMADILKVTLGLAERAVALGVPRESVLIDPGHDFGKNTRHSLEATRRLGEMVETGWPVLVSLSNKDFVGETLDRPVKERVLGTLATTAVSAWLGARVYRVHEVAETRQVLDMVATIAGHREPAVARRGLA
- a CDS encoding DNA-3-methyladenine glycosylase I, which codes for MSAGEAVAGPDGAPRCPWALSTADYVTYHDEEWGRAVHGDDALYERLSLEAFQSGLSWITILRRRPGFRTAFAGFEIAKVADFTDEDRERLLADTGIIRNRAKIDATIANARALAEWAPGDLDELIWSHAPDPAGRPVPGNLADVPAVTPESTALSKALKKRGLRFVGPTTAYALMQACGLVNDHLAACVARDSPSGGAPSGGA
- a CDS encoding DivIVA domain-containing protein; the protein is MVMFLFLVVALAVVVAAVTLAVVSGGDSGPLPDAAPERLRDSLPPDRPVGRADVERLRFPLVARGYRMADVDDALGRLGAELAERDARIADLESALAGARAAIAHQHVSMEKPTPKEQQ